A region from the Cystobacter ferrugineus genome encodes:
- a CDS encoding DUF2795 domain-containing protein, which yields MAFGQGENPASSITPHLDSVDYPALREHLVEAAEDNGADVDIINVFKALPREEYRSREEVMRDLAEAARRFATGGLRDDDGVVRDRRNIGRDLVESASDDTSRHP from the coding sequence ATGGCATTTGGACAGGGGGAGAACCCGGCGAGCTCCATCACGCCCCACCTGGATTCCGTGGACTATCCCGCCCTGCGCGAGCATCTCGTGGAAGCGGCGGAGGACAACGGTGCGGATGTGGACATCATCAACGTCTTCAAGGCGCTGCCCCGCGAGGAGTACCGGTCTCGGGAGGAAGTGATGCGCGACCTGGCGGAGGCGGCGCGGCGCTTCGCCACCGGGGGCCTGCGCGACGACGACGGCGTGGTGCGTGACCGGCGCAACATCGGGCGGGATCTGGTGGAGAGCGCCTCGGACGACACCTCCCGTCACCCGTAG
- a CDS encoding DUF4139 domain-containing protein gives MHPPIHLPIVKVTVLEDRALVERRADVELPAGAHLLRVEGVSPLAVDRSLQAQLTGGSVAQARLHRAWKQKPREGSLEGKTEARRRVDALEAEWKRAQVDVQRLQSRVEVVNVAREDVLRAIAEFAGAGEARPESWHEQLETVRASSTAAEEALRQARQHAERTRQRLVEAQAALAQGEQPEPLLVTTAELQVEHPTGGSVSLRLTYLVPCAVWRPAYRATLAATAGGESVTLECEAVVWQRTEEEWKDVELLLSTARPTLGASPPRLVEDWLRLRDKSEQEKHTVDVSVREEVIQKTGEGAAQRTEELPGLDDGGEALTLQASHRVTLPSNGAPHRVPLFAFTSPAVSEFVGHPEHSPLVHRVARFDNRGPAVLLAGPVELVRSSGYVGRAQLKFTGVGERLVLGFGSEDTLRIVRQADVKYDPQRLMGRRTRTHLVKLFLSHTGERPVRVAIEERMPVSEVEAVEVKLLEEQTRPAPTKVSEEGILRFELAAPPRSRQELTLAYAVASSAKVSGL, from the coding sequence ATGCATCCCCCCATTCATCTGCCCATCGTCAAGGTCACCGTGCTCGAGGATCGCGCGCTGGTGGAGCGCCGCGCGGACGTGGAACTGCCCGCGGGAGCCCACCTGTTGCGCGTGGAGGGCGTCTCCCCGCTCGCGGTGGATCGCTCGCTCCAGGCCCAGCTCACCGGAGGCAGCGTGGCGCAGGCACGCCTGCACCGGGCCTGGAAGCAGAAACCCCGCGAGGGCTCGCTCGAGGGCAAGACGGAGGCGCGCCGCCGCGTGGACGCGCTGGAAGCGGAGTGGAAGCGCGCCCAGGTGGACGTGCAACGGCTCCAGTCCCGCGTGGAGGTGGTGAACGTGGCACGCGAGGACGTGCTGCGCGCCATCGCCGAGTTCGCCGGGGCCGGAGAGGCCCGGCCGGAGTCGTGGCACGAGCAGCTCGAGACGGTGCGCGCGAGCAGCACCGCCGCCGAGGAGGCCCTGCGCCAGGCGCGGCAGCACGCGGAGCGGACGCGGCAGCGGCTGGTGGAGGCCCAGGCGGCGCTCGCCCAGGGTGAGCAGCCCGAGCCCCTCCTCGTCACCACCGCGGAGCTGCAGGTGGAGCACCCCACGGGCGGGAGCGTGTCCCTGCGGCTCACCTACCTGGTGCCGTGCGCGGTGTGGCGGCCCGCCTACCGGGCCACGCTCGCCGCCACCGCGGGCGGTGAGTCGGTGACGCTCGAATGCGAGGCCGTGGTGTGGCAGCGCACCGAGGAGGAGTGGAAGGACGTGGAGCTGCTGCTGTCCACGGCCCGGCCCACCCTGGGCGCCTCACCGCCCCGGCTGGTGGAGGACTGGCTGCGGCTGCGCGACAAGAGCGAGCAGGAGAAGCACACGGTGGACGTGTCCGTGCGCGAGGAGGTCATCCAGAAGACGGGGGAGGGAGCGGCGCAGCGGACGGAGGAACTGCCGGGACTGGACGATGGCGGCGAGGCCCTGACGCTCCAGGCGAGCCACCGCGTCACCCTTCCCTCCAATGGAGCACCCCACCGGGTGCCGCTCTTCGCGTTCACCTCGCCGGCGGTTTCCGAGTTCGTCGGACACCCGGAGCACTCGCCCCTGGTGCACCGCGTGGCACGCTTCGACAACCGGGGTCCGGCCGTGCTGCTGGCGGGCCCGGTGGAGCTGGTGCGCTCCAGCGGCTACGTGGGCCGCGCCCAACTCAAGTTCACCGGGGTGGGCGAGCGGCTCGTGCTGGGCTTCGGCAGCGAGGACACGCTGCGCATCGTCCGCCAGGCGGACGTGAAGTACGACCCCCAGCGGCTCATGGGACGGCGCACGCGAACCCATCTGGTGAAGCTCTTCCTCTCCCACACCGGCGAGCGCCCCGTGCGGGTGGCCATCGAGGAGCGCATGCCCGTCTCCGAGGTGGAGGCGGTCGAGGTGAAGCTGCTCGAGGAGCAGACGCGGCCCGCGCCCACGAAGGTGAGCGAGGAGGGCATCCTGCGCTTCGAGCTGGCCGCCCCACCCCGCTCCCGGCAGGAGCTGACCCTCGCCTACGCGGTGGCCAGCTCCGCCAAGGTGTCCGGCCTCTAG
- a CDS encoding alpha/beta fold hydrolase → MKSTVRWMSMWMALVVAGLCLVPGRAAAVEAETEAGAWGWGGIKVERRTFPVRLSDGRVYNLVGYLYYQGSLKNKPVQILVHGITYNHGYWDLPEINRQDYSYARYMARQHYAVLALDLLGTGESDKPQGDFIDLSESASALHQVVKRLKATAARNTFEKILYVGHSNGSLTVTYAQAYYRDADAVVLTGWLNTYHELPVGDEVFGPLLEQGPYVQVPSELRTGLFYYPRSADPAVIARDNAEADVVPRGQLVDLFTLLKNPEPIPAEKITVPVMVQLGEFDALAPAAYAAQEARAYPRSRYVFVDTIDDIGHAMNGHRNRLRSWAMISLWLRLVGC, encoded by the coding sequence ATGAAAAGCACGGTCCGGTGGATGAGCATGTGGATGGCCCTGGTGGTGGCGGGGCTGTGCCTGGTTCCGGGAAGGGCTGCGGCGGTGGAGGCCGAGACCGAGGCTGGGGCGTGGGGGTGGGGGGGCATCAAGGTGGAGCGGCGCACCTTCCCCGTGCGTTTGTCCGACGGCCGCGTCTACAACCTCGTGGGTTACCTCTATTACCAGGGGAGCTTGAAGAACAAGCCGGTGCAGATCCTCGTGCACGGCATCACCTACAACCACGGCTACTGGGACCTGCCGGAGATCAACCGTCAGGACTACTCCTACGCGCGCTACATGGCGCGCCAGCACTACGCGGTGCTCGCGTTGGATCTGCTGGGCACCGGGGAGAGTGACAAGCCGCAGGGGGACTTCATCGATCTGTCGGAGTCGGCCAGCGCCCTGCACCAGGTGGTGAAGCGGCTCAAGGCGACCGCGGCGCGCAACACCTTCGAGAAGATCCTCTACGTGGGGCACTCCAACGGCTCGCTCACCGTCACCTACGCGCAGGCGTACTACCGGGACGCCGACGCGGTGGTGCTCACCGGCTGGCTCAACACCTACCACGAGCTGCCCGTGGGGGATGAGGTCTTCGGTCCGCTGCTGGAGCAGGGCCCCTACGTGCAGGTTCCCTCGGAGCTGCGCACCGGGCTCTTCTACTACCCGCGGTCCGCGGACCCGGCGGTCATCGCCCGCGACAACGCCGAGGCGGACGTCGTGCCGCGCGGACAGCTCGTGGATCTCTTCACCCTGCTGAAGAACCCGGAGCCCATCCCGGCCGAGAAGATCACCGTGCCGGTCATGGTGCAGCTCGGCGAGTTCGACGCGTTGGCCCCCGCGGCCTATGCCGCCCAGGAGGCCCGGGCCTATCCCCGCTCGCGGTACGTGTTCGTGGACACGATCGACGACATCGGCCACGCCATGAACGGCCACCGCAACCGGCTGCGGAGCTGGGCGATGATCTCCCTGTGGCTGCGCCTGGTGGGCTGCTGA
- a CDS encoding SirB1 family protein, protein MARERLVSALAADPPRLDLAALAIATLNQPHLDAAACLHTLDALAARVQLEMERHASHGEVLAGLTALRHVLADIEGFRGNEDDYHSPENSFLNVVLERKVGLPISLSVLYLEVARRAGIPLYGVSFPGHFLVACSAGDHKLVVDPFHEGEILTEEGCKQLLERVAPQLRFNPSMLSPAPVELIAYRMLSNLRRVYLERSDYERGLAVVDLLLMLAPNHPGELRTRAALLANLGAYRAALKDVERCLELSPDAPDRDRLEMTVRELRERAELLN, encoded by the coding sequence CTGGCCCGCGAACGCCTCGTGTCCGCCCTCGCCGCCGATCCGCCGCGACTGGACCTCGCCGCGCTGGCCATCGCCACGCTCAATCAGCCCCACCTGGACGCCGCGGCGTGCCTGCACACCCTGGACGCGCTGGCCGCCCGGGTGCAGTTGGAGATGGAGCGGCACGCGAGCCATGGCGAGGTGCTCGCCGGCCTCACCGCCCTGCGTCACGTGCTGGCGGACATCGAGGGCTTCCGCGGCAACGAGGACGACTACCACTCGCCGGAGAACAGCTTCCTGAACGTGGTGCTCGAGCGCAAGGTGGGCCTGCCCATCTCGCTCTCGGTGCTCTACCTGGAGGTGGCGCGGCGCGCGGGCATCCCCCTCTACGGGGTGTCCTTTCCCGGCCACTTCCTGGTGGCGTGCAGCGCGGGGGACCACAAGCTCGTGGTGGACCCCTTCCACGAGGGAGAAATCCTCACCGAGGAGGGCTGCAAGCAGTTGCTGGAGCGCGTGGCGCCCCAGCTACGCTTCAACCCCTCCATGCTGTCGCCCGCGCCCGTGGAGCTCATCGCCTACCGGATGCTGTCCAACCTGCGGCGCGTGTACCTGGAGCGCTCGGACTATGAGCGGGGGCTCGCCGTGGTGGACCTGCTGTTGATGCTCGCTCCCAACCACCCGGGCGAGCTGCGCACGCGCGCGGCGCTCCTGGCCAACCTGGGGGCCTACCGCGCGGCGCTCAAGGACGTGGAGCGCTGTCTGGAGCTGTCTCCGGACGCGCCGGACCGGGATCGGCTGGAGATGACGGTCCGGGAGTTGCGCGAGCGCGCCGAGCTGCTGAACTAG
- a CDS encoding CoA-binding protein translates to MSYEQNLIEDEEGIRALVRGARRVAVLGIKTEQHSGQPAFYVPEYLAQAGVDVVPVPVYYPEVTHILERPVFRRLVDIPGEIDLVDVFRRPQDIDQHVDDILAKKPRAVWFQSGIRNDAAARRLAEAGIRVVQDRCLMVDHRRYAR, encoded by the coding sequence GTGAGCTACGAACAGAACCTCATCGAGGACGAAGAGGGCATTCGCGCGCTGGTGCGCGGCGCCAGGCGCGTGGCGGTGCTGGGCATCAAGACGGAGCAGCACTCGGGGCAGCCCGCATTCTATGTGCCCGAGTACCTCGCCCAGGCGGGCGTGGACGTGGTGCCCGTGCCCGTCTACTACCCGGAGGTGACGCACATCCTGGAGCGGCCGGTGTTCCGCAGGCTCGTGGACATTCCGGGCGAGATCGATCTGGTGGACGTGTTCCGCCGTCCGCAGGACATCGACCAGCACGTGGACGACATCCTCGCCAAGAAGCCGAGGGCGGTGTGGTTCCAGTCGGGCATCCGCAACGACGCGGCGGCGCGGCGGCTGGCCGAGGCGGGCATCCGGGTGGTCCAGGACCGCTGCCTCATGGTGGACCACCGGCGCTACGCGCGCTGA
- a CDS encoding DUF4139 domain-containing protein — translation MLVVPSTLDAVTVHAEGALCTRLASVPCERGNVPRQVRIEGLPLSLRIGSLRAAVLQGPAGLSVREVRPVLDVRLPPEADLPATQRALEEAQEKLATVSAELERLQRDLLTLRNLKPSFPPRPKDEPRPPREPALTSVLALADFVDKELATLHTRHLELERQQRDAVTEVELRRRRLEEGSSAVRGQRAQLHRAVVLTLSEAGSEAVAPDARVQLTLEYAVPGARWVPGYDLRMPRTLDGGSLRMRASILQRTGEDWSQVRVSLSTARLERRAEVPELKALRIGRRQPLPARSGWREPPPGLDELFTSYDAAQPSMPPPAAPPPPAPERTRVREFAMPPAPQRITQSVLPVVGGASRGGPGGGAPPPAVSAPPPPPSPAPSAAPLSAKRKAMAPVMRYQEEMDEESVKELSAEPAPSMDLLEEGEDTAPLTVERARSASRPSLPAEAPAPAELEPAVDLLDYASLELGSARDPEARGRLHPQREALSREQLVVLGVHLHVDVFALIASSEQEAEDLQQEEPPAWCVPPDHSTPHFDDRFDVETRVEVPSDGRWHTVPVFSAPVGLSPEYVCVPSVEPRVFRTVKVENRTPHALLAGPVDVTLGDEFLMTSPLPTLVPGATQRLGLGVEESLKVSRNTRFDELSGGMFNNNSTLMHHVRVELANRTSQRVTVEVRERVPAIPPSEKDIKVEESEVTPPWSKHTPPPGETPVEGERAWRLTLKPGETQTLSAAWSVRIPSNKVLVGGNRRT, via the coding sequence ATGCTCGTCGTACCGTCCACGTTGGATGCGGTCACCGTCCATGCCGAGGGGGCCCTGTGCACACGCCTGGCCTCGGTGCCATGCGAGCGGGGAAACGTTCCGCGCCAGGTACGCATCGAGGGGCTGCCGCTGAGCCTGCGCATCGGCTCGCTGCGGGCTGCCGTGCTCCAGGGCCCCGCGGGCTTGAGCGTGCGCGAGGTGCGGCCCGTGCTCGACGTGCGGCTGCCCCCGGAGGCGGACCTGCCCGCCACCCAGCGCGCCCTGGAAGAAGCCCAGGAGAAGCTCGCCACCGTCTCGGCCGAGCTGGAGCGGCTGCAACGCGACCTCCTCACCCTGCGCAACCTCAAGCCCTCCTTCCCGCCGCGCCCCAAGGACGAGCCCCGGCCCCCTCGTGAGCCCGCCCTCACCTCCGTGCTCGCGCTGGCGGACTTCGTCGACAAGGAGCTGGCCACCCTGCACACGCGGCATCTCGAGCTGGAGCGCCAGCAGCGCGACGCCGTCACCGAGGTGGAGCTGCGCCGACGGCGGCTGGAGGAGGGCTCGTCCGCGGTGCGGGGTCAACGCGCGCAGCTCCACCGCGCCGTCGTCCTCACGCTGTCCGAGGCGGGCTCGGAAGCGGTCGCGCCGGACGCCCGGGTCCAACTCACGCTCGAGTACGCCGTGCCCGGCGCCCGCTGGGTGCCCGGATATGACTTGCGGATGCCCCGCACCCTCGATGGGGGCTCGCTGCGCATGCGCGCCTCCATCCTCCAGCGCACCGGCGAGGACTGGAGTCAGGTGCGCGTGTCCCTGTCCACCGCTCGCCTGGAGCGGCGCGCCGAGGTGCCCGAATTGAAGGCCCTGCGCATCGGCCGGCGCCAGCCCCTCCCGGCGCGCTCGGGCTGGAGGGAGCCGCCCCCGGGACTCGACGAGCTGTTCACCAGCTACGACGCCGCCCAGCCCTCCATGCCTCCGCCCGCCGCTCCGCCACCACCGGCTCCCGAGCGCACCCGCGTCCGCGAGTTCGCCATGCCTCCGGCGCCCCAGCGCATCACCCAGTCGGTCCTGCCCGTGGTGGGAGGGGCCTCCCGAGGAGGTCCAGGCGGAGGGGCCCCGCCCCCCGCCGTGTCCGCGCCGCCACCGCCTCCCTCCCCCGCTCCCAGCGCGGCCCCCTTGTCCGCCAAGAGGAAGGCCATGGCCCCCGTCATGCGGTACCAGGAGGAGATGGACGAGGAGTCCGTCAAGGAGCTGTCCGCCGAACCGGCGCCTTCGATGGATCTGTTGGAAGAGGGGGAGGACACCGCGCCGTTGACCGTGGAGCGGGCCCGCTCCGCCAGTCGGCCGTCGCTCCCCGCCGAGGCACCGGCCCCCGCGGAGCTGGAGCCGGCGGTCGACCTGCTCGACTACGCGAGCCTCGAGCTGGGCTCCGCGCGGGATCCCGAGGCGCGGGGACGGTTGCATCCCCAGCGCGAGGCCCTGTCGCGCGAGCAGCTCGTGGTGCTGGGCGTGCACCTGCACGTGGATGTGTTCGCGCTCATCGCCTCGTCGGAGCAGGAGGCGGAGGACCTCCAGCAGGAGGAGCCCCCGGCCTGGTGCGTGCCGCCCGATCACTCCACGCCCCACTTCGATGACCGCTTCGACGTGGAGACGCGCGTGGAAGTGCCCTCGGATGGGCGCTGGCACACCGTGCCGGTGTTCTCCGCCCCGGTGGGCCTGAGCCCCGAGTACGTCTGCGTGCCCTCGGTGGAGCCGCGCGTCTTCCGCACCGTGAAGGTGGAGAACCGCACGCCCCATGCCCTGCTCGCCGGCCCGGTGGATGTCACGCTCGGGGACGAGTTCCTGATGACGTCTCCCCTGCCCACGCTGGTGCCGGGCGCCACCCAGCGGCTCGGCCTGGGCGTCGAGGAGTCCCTCAAGGTGTCGCGCAATACGCGCTTCGACGAGCTGTCCGGCGGCATGTTCAACAACAACAGCACCCTGATGCACCACGTGCGCGTCGAGCTGGCCAACCGCACCTCCCAACGCGTCACCGTGGAGGTGCGCGAGCGCGTCCCGGCCATTCCCCCCTCGGAGAAGGACATCAAGGTGGAGGAATCCGAGGTGACGCCCCCCTGGAGCAAGCACACGCCGCCACCGGGGGAGACGCCCGTGGAGGGAGAGCGGGCCTGGAGGCTCACCCTGAAACCCGGAGAGACGCAGACGCTCAGCGCCGCGTGGAGTGTGCGGATTCCCTCGAACAAGGTGCTCGTGGGCGGCAACCGGAGGACATGA
- a CDS encoding SDR family oxidoreductase has product MRVLILGITGAVARRVAMNLHARKHTVVGIDTRPWPGAPKGIEVHVEDLRKRAAEDLFRTRRPEAVVHMATVTSLRVQGEERHRINLGGTRVVFEHCQAYGVKHAVFVGRHTFYGAAPDSALYHTEDEPPKELASFPELADLVAADLYASTALWRTPELATSVLRVCYTLGPSAKGTLATFLRGRRVPLVAGYDPLFQFMHEDDVASAIVRTVEKRPRGIFNVAGPQPLPLSVIVRQAQRIGVPLPLAVLRQLIGRFGLPRLPPGALNHLKYPIVVDARSFHAATDFRHQYDEIQTVQSFLEANPPPPPHREQVRQRLETLGVMKR; this is encoded by the coding sequence ATGAGGGTGCTCATCCTGGGCATCACCGGAGCGGTGGCGCGGCGCGTGGCGATGAACCTGCACGCGCGCAAGCACACGGTGGTGGGCATCGACACGAGGCCCTGGCCGGGCGCGCCCAAGGGAATCGAGGTGCACGTGGAGGATCTGCGCAAGCGGGCGGCGGAGGACCTCTTCCGCACCCGGCGGCCCGAGGCCGTGGTGCACATGGCCACGGTGACGTCGCTGCGCGTGCAGGGCGAGGAGCGCCACCGCATCAACCTGGGCGGCACCCGCGTGGTGTTCGAGCACTGCCAGGCGTACGGCGTGAAGCATGCCGTCTTCGTGGGCCGCCATACCTTCTACGGGGCGGCGCCGGACTCGGCGCTCTACCACACCGAGGACGAGCCCCCCAAGGAGCTGGCCTCGTTCCCGGAGCTGGCGGACCTGGTGGCCGCGGATCTCTACGCCTCCACGGCGTTGTGGCGCACGCCGGAGCTGGCCACGTCGGTGCTGCGCGTGTGCTACACGCTGGGGCCCTCGGCGAAGGGCACGCTGGCCACGTTCCTGCGCGGCCGGCGCGTGCCGCTCGTGGCGGGGTACGATCCGCTCTTCCAGTTCATGCACGAGGACGACGTGGCCTCGGCCATCGTGCGCACGGTGGAGAAGCGTCCCCGGGGCATCTTCAACGTGGCGGGGCCCCAGCCGCTGCCGCTGTCCGTCATCGTCCGCCAGGCCCAGCGCATCGGGGTGCCCCTGCCGCTCGCGGTGCTGCGCCAGCTCATCGGCCGCTTCGGCCTGCCCCGCCTGCCCCCGGGGGCGCTCAACCACCTGAAGTACCCCATCGTGGTGGACGCCCGGAGCTTCCACGCCGCCACGGACTTCCGCCACCAGTACGACGAAATCCAGACCGTCCAGTCCTTCCTGGAGGCCAATCCCCCACCGCCTCCCCACCGCGAGCAGGTGCGTCAACGGCTGGAGACGCTCGGCGTGATGAAGCGGTAG
- a CDS encoding glycosyl hydrolase codes for MVSTSGSGWFRGLALLAACAVLCPGVAGAQVGKTLVTPSASPAAQKVYGLLVDLENGSRAGNRRTIIGQHCEAQKEIHQEGSYAGAYYDKVTQLSGGKKPAFVELDLGPGWYQSSFNEDATAWRATFNGIGFLKDRWTYGEGLVGVSFHQPYPGSPSKSFENTIVETATNASGQRVNLDDAWFRRVVDWQNNTAEYQTLLRDLSWAANRLQPLKDVGVPVLFRPYHEMNKRSGRFWWANRDPALYKQLWSIIFNYMTKTRGFNNLIWVWSPYAWDGTYGGDPWNYYPTEGADIVAVDIYNGNPYLPGRYYTELAGYNKPRMLAENDKMPVRWDKNVSEIDARPWVIYAIWGDTVIRDVSGSGAANAWNVENNYQAIKNTYAYEKVLTGGQTPPNGTANYNWWSVH; via the coding sequence GTGGTGTCGACCTCCGGCTCCGGGTGGTTCAGGGGCCTGGCGCTCCTGGCGGCGTGCGCCGTGCTGTGTCCCGGAGTCGCCGGGGCGCAGGTGGGCAAGACGCTGGTGACGCCTTCCGCCTCGCCGGCGGCGCAGAAGGTCTACGGGCTGCTCGTGGACCTGGAGAATGGGTCGCGCGCGGGCAATCGCCGCACGATCATCGGCCAGCACTGCGAGGCGCAGAAGGAAATCCACCAGGAAGGCAGCTACGCGGGGGCGTACTACGACAAGGTCACCCAGCTCTCGGGTGGCAAGAAGCCCGCGTTCGTCGAGCTCGACCTGGGGCCGGGCTGGTACCAGTCCTCGTTCAACGAGGACGCCACGGCCTGGAGGGCCACCTTCAACGGAATCGGTTTCCTCAAGGACCGCTGGACCTATGGCGAGGGCCTCGTGGGGGTGAGCTTTCATCAGCCCTATCCGGGCAGCCCCTCGAAGAGCTTCGAGAACACCATCGTCGAGACGGCCACCAATGCCTCCGGCCAGCGGGTGAACCTGGATGATGCGTGGTTCAGGCGGGTCGTCGACTGGCAGAACAACACGGCCGAATACCAGACGCTGCTGCGGGACTTGTCCTGGGCCGCCAATCGCTTGCAGCCCCTGAAGGACGTGGGCGTCCCCGTGCTCTTCCGGCCCTATCATGAGATGAACAAGCGCTCGGGCCGCTTCTGGTGGGCCAACCGCGATCCCGCGCTCTACAAACAACTGTGGAGCATCATCTTCAACTACATGACGAAGACGCGGGGGTTCAACAACCTCATCTGGGTCTGGTCCCCCTATGCCTGGGATGGGACGTACGGGGGCGACCCGTGGAACTACTACCCCACCGAGGGCGCGGACATCGTCGCGGTCGACATCTACAACGGCAATCCCTACCTGCCGGGGCGGTATTACACGGAGCTCGCCGGCTACAACAAGCCACGCATGCTGGCGGAGAACGACAAGATGCCGGTGCGCTGGGACAAGAACGTCTCGGAGATCGACGCCCGCCCCTGGGTCATCTACGCCATCTGGGGGGACACGGTGATTCGGGATGTCAGCGGTTCCGGAGCGGCGAATGCCTGGAACGTCGAGAACAACTACCAGGCCATCAAGAACACCTACGCCTACGAGAAGGTCCTGACGGGCGGACAGACGCCGCCCAACGGCACGGCCAATTACAACTGGTGGTCCGTGCACTGA
- a CDS encoding NUDIX hydrolase has protein sequence MRPIPSWPRLRRGLEHDYTILTVRQDIVADPRTGQEHPRVRIDCGDWVNVIAVTREDQLVLIRQYRFGISGVTLEVPGGIVEPGEDPALAAARELEEETGYVAGRVVALGSVHPNPALQGNRCHSYLALDCVKAHEGNQDAGEDISVELHPREAVPRLILEGSITHSLVVVAFYLEHLRATAPR, from the coding sequence ATGCGCCCGATTCCATCGTGGCCCCGCCTTCGCCGGGGCCTGGAGCACGACTACACCATCCTCACCGTCCGCCAGGACATCGTCGCGGACCCCCGCACCGGCCAGGAGCACCCCCGGGTGCGCATCGACTGCGGGGACTGGGTGAACGTCATCGCGGTGACGCGCGAGGATCAGCTCGTGCTCATCCGCCAGTACCGCTTCGGCATCTCCGGGGTGACGCTGGAGGTTCCCGGCGGCATCGTGGAGCCCGGGGAGGATCCGGCCCTGGCCGCCGCGCGCGAGCTGGAGGAGGAGACCGGGTACGTGGCGGGCCGGGTGGTCGCGCTCGGGTCGGTCCATCCCAACCCCGCGCTCCAGGGCAACCGGTGCCACAGCTACCTGGCGCTCGACTGCGTGAAGGCCCACGAGGGAAATCAGGACGCCGGCGAGGACATCTCCGTGGAGCTCCACCCCCGCGAGGCCGTGCCCCGGCTCATCCTCGAGGGGAGCATCACCCACTCGCTGGTGGTGGTGGCCTTCTACCTGGAGCACCTGCGCGCCACGGCGCCCCGCTGA
- a CDS encoding 1-acyl-sn-glycerol-3-phosphate acyltransferase, whose product MRREEVQERLGRLELPFNAYGVDPYGVSRWHLGVMFEVQAFFYRNYFRVKCHGIEHVPARGRAMLVGNHSGGVAVDGAMVVSSCFLEANPPRLAQAMAEKFIGAMPLASVWASRCGHFTGLPENAQRLLEDERLLLVFPEGARGTAKLYPQRYDLVDFGTGFMRLALKTRTPIIPFGFLGGGSAIPTVANLYGLGRALGMPYVPVTPYLLPLPLPVPLEIHYGEPLVFEGTGNEEDSVIQGYVEQVKARIAGIIEQRRHERWQGGVKP is encoded by the coding sequence GTGAGGCGAGAAGAGGTGCAGGAGCGGCTGGGGAGACTGGAGTTGCCGTTCAACGCCTATGGAGTGGATCCCTACGGTGTGTCCCGGTGGCACCTGGGCGTGATGTTCGAGGTGCAAGCGTTCTTCTACCGGAACTACTTCCGGGTGAAGTGCCATGGAATCGAGCACGTGCCCGCCCGAGGTCGGGCCATGCTGGTGGGCAATCACTCGGGGGGCGTGGCGGTGGACGGGGCCATGGTCGTCTCCTCGTGCTTCCTGGAGGCCAATCCCCCGCGCCTGGCCCAGGCCATGGCGGAGAAGTTCATCGGCGCCATGCCCCTGGCCTCGGTGTGGGCCAGCCGCTGCGGCCACTTCACCGGCCTGCCGGAGAACGCGCAGCGCCTGTTGGAGGACGAACGGTTGCTGCTCGTGTTCCCCGAGGGGGCGCGTGGCACCGCGAAGCTCTACCCCCAGCGCTATGATCTGGTGGACTTCGGCACGGGCTTCATGCGCCTGGCGCTCAAGACGCGCACCCCCATCATCCCCTTCGGTTTCCTGGGAGGGGGCTCGGCCATCCCCACGGTGGCCAACCTCTATGGGCTGGGCCGGGCACTCGGCATGCCCTACGTGCCCGTCACCCCCTATCTGTTGCCACTGCCCCTGCCGGTGCCGCTGGAAATCCACTACGGCGAGCCCCTGGTGTTCGAGGGGACGGGCAACGAGGAGGACTCGGTCATCCAGGGCTATGTGGAGCAGGTGAAGGCACGCATCGCGGGCATCATCGAGCAGCGCCGCCATGAGCGCTGGCAGGGGGGAGTGAAGCCATGA